Proteins encoded within one genomic window of Kibdelosporangium phytohabitans:
- a CDS encoding RNA-guided endonuclease InsQ/TnpB family protein, protein MKQAVRVRVLPTPEQAAALLATLHTCDAAASWLSGRMHADRALRKFDVQKRFYAELRERFGLAAQPAIRVIGKTVDAYTTLRANLRAGNYGMPGSDRHRRVGGKPISFRAEAGQPFDARCLSWQLGDVGRGGTVSMWTVTGRLRGVRVVGDPGHLALLRSQSVIGETDLVYRDGVWFLHAVIDIPEPAAREPLNGFLGVDLGIVNIATTSDGDQMSGSRLNHYRKRQLRLRKRLQAKKTSSARRLLKKRRRRETRFTADVNHQISKGIVAEAERTGRGIAVENLTGIRARVRLRKPQRATLHTWAFAQLGQFLTYKAQRAGVMVVQVDPAYTSQTCHACGHVDRRNRRSQAVFQCGRCDFVGHADHNAALNIAARGVECWGEVMRPHAAPILAAS, encoded by the coding sequence GTGAAGCAGGCCGTTCGGGTTCGGGTGTTGCCGACGCCCGAGCAGGCGGCGGCACTGCTGGCGACCCTGCACACGTGCGACGCCGCTGCGTCCTGGTTGTCGGGGCGGATGCACGCTGACCGTGCGCTGCGGAAGTTCGATGTGCAGAAGCGGTTCTACGCCGAACTGCGGGAGCGGTTCGGGTTGGCGGCGCAACCGGCGATCCGGGTGATCGGTAAGACGGTGGACGCGTACACGACGTTGCGGGCCAATCTCAGAGCCGGGAACTACGGGATGCCTGGGTCGGACCGGCACCGGAGGGTTGGGGGCAAACCGATTTCCTTTCGTGCTGAGGCGGGGCAGCCGTTCGACGCGCGTTGTCTGTCCTGGCAACTCGGTGATGTGGGCCGTGGGGGCACGGTGTCGATGTGGACGGTCACTGGTCGGCTCCGTGGCGTGCGGGTCGTCGGAGACCCCGGGCATCTGGCTCTGTTGCGCTCCCAGTCGGTGATCGGGGAAACCGATCTGGTGTACCGGGATGGGGTGTGGTTCCTGCACGCCGTGATCGACATTCCCGAGCCCGCCGCGCGGGAACCGCTGAACGGGTTCCTCGGGGTGGATCTGGGCATCGTCAACATCGCGACCACCTCCGACGGCGACCAGATGTCCGGGTCGCGCCTGAATCACTACCGCAAGCGCCAACTGCGGCTGCGCAAGCGGTTGCAGGCCAAGAAGACCTCCTCCGCACGGCGGCTGCTGAAGAAACGCCGCCGCAGGGAGACTCGATTCACGGCCGACGTGAACCACCAGATCAGCAAGGGCATCGTGGCCGAGGCTGAACGCACCGGACGCGGCATCGCCGTCGAGAACCTGACGGGAATCCGCGCACGGGTACGGCTTCGCAAGCCCCAACGGGCCACGCTGCACACCTGGGCGTTCGCCCAACTCGGCCAGTTCCTGACCTACAAGGCCCAGCGGGCCGGTGTCATGGTGGTGCAGGTCGATCCCGCCTACACCTCGCAGACCTGCCACGCCTGCGGGCATGTCGACAGACGCAACCGTCGCAGTCAGGCGGTGTTTCAGTGTGGCAGGTGTGACTTCGTTGGGCACGCCGACCACAACGCAGCCCTCAACATCGCAGCACGCGGCGTGGAGTGCTGGGGCGAAGTCATGCGTCCACACGCAGCGCCCATCCTGGCAGCCAGCTAG
- the menC gene encoding o-succinylbenzoate synthase, with amino-acid sequence MKLSGVELRRVRMPLVAPFRTSFGTQTERELLLVRAVTPTGEGWGECVTMDAPLYSSEYNDAAEHVLRNHLIPELLRAGDLTAHKVTPLLAKFKGHRMAKAALEMAVLDAELRAHDRSFAAELGSTRDAVPCGVSVGIMDSIPELLDVVGGYLDEGYVRIKLKIEPGWDAEPVRQVRERFGGDVLLQVDANTAYTLGDTSLLARLDPFDLLLIEQPLEEDDVLGHAELARRIRTPICLDESIVSARAAADAIKLGACQIVNIKPGRVGGYLEARRVHDVCAAHGVAVWCGGMIETGLGRAANVALASLPGFTLPGDTSASGRFYRTDITEPFVLDDGHLPVPTGPGLGVTPIPGLLDEVTTSKAWVSS; translated from the coding sequence GTGAAACTCAGCGGTGTGGAACTGCGCCGGGTCCGGATGCCGCTCGTGGCCCCGTTCCGGACGTCGTTCGGGACGCAGACCGAACGGGAACTGCTGCTCGTCCGCGCGGTGACGCCGACGGGCGAGGGCTGGGGCGAATGCGTGACGATGGACGCGCCGCTCTACTCCTCGGAGTACAACGACGCCGCTGAGCACGTGCTGCGCAACCACCTCATCCCGGAACTGCTGCGGGCCGGTGACCTCACCGCGCACAAGGTGACCCCGCTGCTGGCGAAGTTCAAGGGCCACCGGATGGCGAAGGCCGCGCTGGAGATGGCGGTTCTCGACGCCGAACTGCGGGCCCACGACCGGTCCTTCGCCGCCGAACTCGGGTCCACCCGCGACGCCGTGCCCTGCGGGGTCTCGGTCGGCATCATGGACTCCATCCCGGAGTTGCTCGACGTTGTCGGCGGATACCTCGACGAGGGCTACGTCCGGATCAAGCTGAAGATCGAACCCGGCTGGGACGCCGAGCCCGTGCGCCAGGTGCGGGAGCGCTTCGGCGGCGACGTGCTGCTGCAGGTCGACGCGAACACCGCGTACACCCTCGGCGACACGTCCCTGCTGGCCAGGCTGGACCCGTTCGACCTGCTGCTGATCGAGCAGCCGCTGGAGGAGGACGACGTCCTCGGGCACGCCGAACTGGCGCGACGCATCCGGACACCGATCTGCCTCGACGAGTCGATCGTGTCGGCCAGGGCGGCGGCCGACGCGATCAAGCTCGGCGCCTGCCAGATCGTCAACATCAAACCGGGTCGCGTCGGCGGCTACCTCGAAGCCCGTCGGGTGCACGACGTCTGCGCGGCGCACGGGGTCGCGGTGTGGTGCGGCGGGATGATCGAGACCGGGCTCGGCCGGGCGGCCAACGTCGCCCTCGCCTCACTGCCGGGCTTCACGCTGCCCGGCGACACCTCCGCGTCGGGCCGGTTCTACCGCACGGACATCACCGAGCCGTTCGTGCTCGACGACGGGCATCTGCCGGTGCCGACCGGGCCCGGCCTCGGGGTGACCCCGATTCCCGGCCTGCTGGACGAGGTCACGACGTCGAAAGCGTGGGTCAGTTCGTAG
- a CDS encoding PucR family transcriptional regulator: protein MLTPVPSRPNTSLGRVIDDLGDVLLEPVAVGRTTRRQLGGVVIHDPHDESGFPAQAVVLGVGVREQDEVVRLLHDVGTRGAAALVVRSPVTPTPELRRAAESSGVALLGLARGASWAQLAAMLRTLLAEGDVGDVSPQTLGGMPSGDLFALANAVAALLDAPVTIEDRSSRVLAFSGRQDEADPSRVETILGRQVPERFTRGLERDGVFERLYRDHTPVYVDPQRYDDNEIALPRVALAVRAGDEVLGSIWAAVREPLSQERTQAFIDAAKLVALHMLRLRAGADVERRLRADLVSTALEGGAGAPEAIARLGLLGQPSIVLAMGVLGGPVPDDDIRLVADRQRVADALAMHLSAVQPRSAVALVGDVAYGIVPMPGAHADCQERSLRVASTFLERTGRRAAAAIGIGPLALDGSGLRASREGADRALHVLLTNGGPKRVATAEDVYVDALMLELADLAAARGDVATGPVARLLAYDAQHQSQLVHTLRCWLDAFGDIGVASAAAYVHPNTFRYRLRRLAEVGELDLDDAGERFAAMLQLRLLPREARPGPPAAEEP from the coding sequence GTGCTGACACCGGTGCCCAGCAGGCCGAACACGAGCTTGGGGCGCGTCATCGACGACCTCGGCGACGTGCTCCTCGAACCGGTCGCGGTCGGCCGGACCACCCGCAGGCAGCTCGGCGGCGTGGTCATCCACGATCCGCACGACGAGTCCGGGTTCCCCGCGCAGGCCGTCGTGCTCGGCGTCGGGGTGCGCGAGCAGGACGAGGTCGTCCGTCTCCTGCACGACGTGGGCACGCGAGGCGCGGCGGCGCTCGTCGTCCGTTCACCGGTCACCCCGACGCCGGAGCTGCGGCGTGCGGCCGAGTCGTCCGGCGTCGCGCTCCTCGGATTGGCCCGCGGCGCGTCCTGGGCCCAGCTCGCCGCGATGCTCAGGACGTTGCTGGCCGAAGGCGACGTCGGCGACGTCTCGCCGCAGACACTCGGCGGGATGCCGTCGGGTGACCTGTTCGCGCTGGCCAACGCGGTCGCCGCGCTGCTCGACGCGCCGGTGACCATCGAGGACCGCAGCTCACGTGTCCTGGCGTTCTCGGGCCGTCAGGACGAAGCGGACCCGTCCCGCGTCGAGACCATCCTCGGCCGCCAGGTGCCGGAGCGATTCACCCGGGGCCTGGAGCGGGACGGCGTCTTCGAGAGGCTGTACCGCGACCACACGCCCGTGTACGTCGATCCGCAACGCTACGACGACAACGAGATCGCGTTGCCGCGCGTGGCGCTCGCCGTCCGCGCCGGCGACGAGGTGCTCGGGTCGATCTGGGCGGCGGTCCGTGAACCGCTCAGCCAGGAGCGGACCCAGGCGTTCATCGACGCCGCCAAACTCGTCGCGCTGCACATGCTCCGGCTGCGCGCGGGCGCCGACGTCGAACGACGGCTGCGCGCCGACCTGGTGAGCACGGCGCTCGAAGGCGGCGCAGGAGCTCCGGAGGCCATCGCCCGGCTCGGTCTGCTCGGCCAGCCGTCGATCGTGCTCGCCATGGGGGTGCTCGGCGGGCCCGTCCCGGACGACGATATACGGCTGGTCGCGGACCGTCAGCGGGTCGCCGACGCGCTGGCCATGCACCTCAGCGCCGTCCAGCCGCGGTCGGCTGTCGCCCTCGTCGGCGACGTCGCCTACGGCATCGTTCCGATGCCGGGCGCTCACGCCGACTGCCAGGAGCGTTCGCTGCGGGTCGCGTCGACCTTCCTGGAGCGCACCGGGCGCCGGGCAGCAGCGGCGATCGGCATCGGACCGCTCGCGCTCGACGGTTCCGGCCTGCGCGCGTCGCGTGAGGGCGCGGACCGGGCGCTGCACGTACTGCTCACCAACGGCGGGCCGAAGCGTGTCGCGACGGCGGAGGACGTCTACGTCGACGCGCTCATGCTGGAGCTGGCCGACCTCGCCGCGGCCAGGGGAGACGTCGCGACCGGGCCCGTCGCGCGGTTGCTGGCCTACGACGCGCAGCACCAGTCCCAGCTGGTGCACACCCTGCGGTGCTGGCTGGACGCGTTCGGGGACATCGGCGTCGCGTCCGCCGCGGCCTACGTCCACCCGAACACCTTCCGGTACCGGTTGCGGCGGCTGGCCGAAGTCGGCGAGCTCGACCTCGACGACGCGGGGGAGCGGTTCGCCGCCATGTTGCAACTGCGGCTGCTGCCGCGCGAGGCGCGGCCCGGGCCGCCCGCCGCCGAGGAACCCTGA
- a CDS encoding MFS transporter, which translates to MATVVKEDTWTARRVNRTAVITMVVMVFAWSVDYIDRFSMGMALPMIGAEFDLSKTEQGWLVTVFALVYMVCQIPAGFLADRYGSRGPMLVTLLLWSAFTAMTGMAGTFGALLVIRGLFGVCQGLFPAASFKAIAERTTPANRATVTGVMLSAGGIGAGLAPLIVGPLLMAVGWRHTFFWMAGVGALIGVVVWAILPKALPESLSSLPRDEVRTPEVSRKQVLKSPVIWKFTLLFCVTNMLNYGMITWVPSYLLEARGLSLSQTGVLAAIPMLVSIGTTILGGWLFDRYFHDRGRWYLGPIALVTAVLLTLMVTADSTAEFTLYETLALAVFGMATMAVFGLPLKVLPTAVTGIGMGVMNFGGQVAGAVAPVAMGWLADAFSYAAAFGFLIGTTLIAAAMAFWVPQTPAQFTFSPASPSKGVS; encoded by the coding sequence ATGGCGACAGTGGTCAAAGAGGACACCTGGACAGCGCGGCGGGTCAACCGGACGGCGGTCATCACCATGGTGGTGATGGTGTTCGCCTGGTCGGTCGACTACATCGACCGGTTCTCCATGGGGATGGCGCTGCCGATGATCGGCGCCGAGTTCGACCTCAGCAAGACCGAGCAGGGCTGGCTCGTGACCGTGTTCGCCCTGGTCTACATGGTCTGCCAGATCCCGGCCGGGTTCCTCGCCGACCGCTACGGCTCCCGTGGCCCGATGCTGGTCACGTTGCTGCTGTGGTCGGCGTTCACCGCGATGACCGGGATGGCGGGAACCTTCGGGGCGTTGCTCGTGATCCGCGGGCTTTTCGGCGTGTGCCAGGGACTTTTCCCGGCGGCGTCGTTCAAGGCGATCGCGGAGCGGACGACTCCGGCCAACCGGGCGACAGTCACCGGCGTGATGCTCTCGGCGGGCGGGATCGGCGCGGGACTGGCGCCGCTGATCGTCGGGCCGTTGCTGATGGCGGTCGGCTGGCGCCACACGTTCTTCTGGATGGCGGGTGTCGGCGCGCTGATCGGCGTGGTGGTCTGGGCGATCCTGCCCAAGGCGCTGCCGGAATCGCTCAGCAGCCTTCCCCGCGACGAGGTGCGAACGCCGGAAGTGTCCCGCAAGCAGGTGCTGAAGTCCCCGGTGATCTGGAAGTTCACCCTGCTGTTCTGTGTGACCAACATGCTCAACTACGGGATGATCACCTGGGTGCCCAGCTACCTGCTGGAGGCGCGGGGCCTGTCGCTGAGCCAGACCGGTGTGCTGGCAGCGATCCCGATGCTGGTCAGCATCGGCACGACCATCCTCGGCGGCTGGCTGTTCGACCGCTACTTCCACGACCGCGGCCGCTGGTACCTCGGCCCCATCGCCCTGGTGACGGCGGTGCTGCTGACGCTGATGGTGACGGCGGACAGCACCGCGGAGTTCACCCTCTACGAAACGCTCGCCCTGGCGGTCTTCGGCATGGCGACGATGGCCGTGTTCGGCCTTCCGCTCAAAGTGCTTCCCACGGCGGTCACCGGGATCGGCATGGGGGTGATGAACTTCGGTGGCCAGGTCGCGGGCGCGGTCGCCCCGGTGGCGATGGGCTGGCTGGCCGACGCCTTCTCGTACGCGGCCGCGTTCGGCTTCCTCATCGGCACCACCCTGATCGCCGCCGCGATGGCGTTCTGGGTCCCGCAGACACCCGCGCAGTTCACCTTCTCACCGGCGAGCCCCAGCAAGGGAGTCTCATGA
- a CDS encoding serine hydrolase produces the protein MTTASETVETINARAEEVGVRVRLHAAEIDGTRQIGIEGGVPVVTASVFKVPIALELARQAADGGLDLGELVTVAPGHPTPGPCGLATFRHEVTMSWHDLAILMIGISDNVATDLILARVGNQAVGHSLRRMGFEHTTVTQDCGEILDSIGEDLGISYEDDEKVLAGLAMERLAALRALRPEHTCATTAEEITRLLGLIWRDEAASPAACADVRRWLELQVWPHRLRSGFPDDAIRVSGKTGTLPSVRNEVGVVEYSDGGRYAVGVFTDAVDARSRVPERDAFIGFAAARAVEWLRFAEAVRE, from the coding sequence ATGACCACCGCGTCCGAAACCGTCGAAACCATCAACGCCCGCGCCGAGGAGGTGGGCGTCCGGGTCCGGTTGCACGCGGCCGAGATCGACGGCACGCGACAGATCGGCATCGAGGGCGGCGTGCCGGTCGTCACGGCTTCGGTGTTCAAGGTCCCGATCGCCTTGGAACTGGCCAGGCAGGCCGCTGATGGTGGGCTTGACCTCGGCGAGCTGGTGACCGTCGCCCCCGGCCATCCCACGCCGGGTCCGTGTGGTCTCGCCACCTTCCGGCACGAGGTGACGATGTCCTGGCACGATCTCGCGATCCTGATGATCGGGATCAGCGACAACGTCGCCACCGACCTGATTCTCGCCAGGGTGGGCAACCAAGCAGTCGGACACTCCCTGCGGCGTATGGGTTTCGAACACACCACGGTCACACAGGACTGCGGCGAGATACTCGACAGCATCGGCGAGGACCTCGGAATTTCCTACGAGGACGACGAAAAGGTGTTGGCGGGGCTTGCGATGGAGCGGCTCGCCGCGCTGCGCGCGCTGCGGCCGGAACACACCTGCGCCACGACCGCCGAGGAAATCACCCGGCTGCTCGGGTTGATCTGGCGTGACGAGGCTGCGTCGCCCGCGGCGTGCGCGGACGTCCGGCGCTGGCTGGAGCTCCAGGTGTGGCCGCATCGGCTGCGGTCCGGGTTTCCGGACGACGCGATCCGGGTGAGCGGCAAGACCGGGACGCTGCCGTCGGTGCGCAACGAGGTCGGTGTGGTCGAGTACTCGGATGGGGGCCGTTACGCGGTAGGGGTTTTCACCGACGCCGTCGACGCGCGGTCGAGGGTGCCGGAGCGGGACGCGTTCATCGGTTTCGCCGCCGCGCGGGCGGTGGAATGGCTCAGGTTCGCCGAGGCCGTGCGCGAATGA
- a CDS encoding serine hydrolase domain-containing protein, which produces MSKLSEIDAWLEKSFPALVAEHQVPGAAVAVFANGEVIDHAAGLLNTGTGVQSTVDSLFQVGSITKVWTTTLAMQLVDEGKLDLDKPVRTYLPEFVLSDDAAASRITVRQLTCHTSGFEGDIFLDTGQGDDCVAKLVAELADVPQLFGPGEMFSYNNAGYCVLGRVIEVLRGKSYDECLRDHLCTPLGLTHAATGPYDAIRYRAAIGHVQATPEDAPQPAPAWALTRSNVPAGSHLAMRPRDLLTFARMHLNDGRADDGTQVLKPESVHAMRERQVELPCLGLLGGAWGLGWMIFDWPGGPVIGHDGGTIGQSAFLRVVPGSDVAVALLTNGGKPLHLYLDIFRKVLGDLAGVEVPSLPEPNAAESPADPSRYVGEYSSQVADIVVSQDDDGGLWLERTPKGIFADLAKPEKNRLLGYKGDTLVAENGTLGLHMPHAFVGDDGNGRALYVHTGRADRRVNR; this is translated from the coding sequence ATGTCGAAACTCTCCGAAATCGATGCCTGGCTCGAGAAGAGCTTCCCCGCCCTCGTGGCCGAACACCAGGTGCCCGGCGCGGCTGTCGCGGTCTTCGCGAACGGCGAGGTGATCGACCACGCGGCAGGTCTGCTGAACACCGGCACCGGCGTGCAGTCCACAGTGGACTCACTGTTCCAGGTCGGGTCGATCACCAAGGTGTGGACGACCACCCTGGCGATGCAGCTGGTCGACGAAGGCAAGCTGGACCTCGACAAGCCGGTCCGGACCTACCTCCCCGAGTTCGTCCTCTCCGACGACGCCGCCGCGTCGCGGATCACCGTGCGGCAGCTGACCTGCCACACGTCCGGCTTCGAAGGTGACATCTTCCTCGACACCGGGCAGGGTGACGACTGCGTCGCGAAGCTGGTGGCGGAGCTGGCCGACGTTCCCCAGTTGTTCGGCCCGGGGGAGATGTTCTCCTACAACAACGCCGGTTACTGCGTGCTCGGGCGGGTCATCGAGGTGCTGCGCGGCAAGTCCTACGACGAGTGCCTGCGCGATCACCTGTGCACGCCGCTCGGCCTGACCCACGCGGCCACCGGGCCCTACGACGCGATCCGGTACCGCGCCGCGATCGGCCACGTCCAGGCCACACCGGAGGACGCGCCGCAACCGGCCCCCGCCTGGGCGCTCACCCGGTCGAACGTGCCCGCCGGCTCGCACCTCGCGATGCGGCCGCGTGACCTGCTGACCTTCGCGCGCATGCACCTCAACGACGGTCGCGCTGACGACGGAACCCAGGTGCTCAAGCCCGAGTCCGTCCACGCCATGCGGGAACGGCAGGTCGAACTGCCCTGCCTCGGTCTGCTGGGCGGGGCGTGGGGCCTCGGCTGGATGATCTTCGACTGGCCGGGCGGCCCGGTGATCGGCCACGACGGCGGCACCATCGGCCAGTCGGCGTTCTTGCGGGTGGTGCCGGGCAGCGACGTCGCGGTGGCGCTGCTGACCAACGGTGGCAAGCCGTTGCACCTCTACCTGGACATCTTCCGGAAGGTCCTCGGCGACCTCGCGGGGGTCGAAGTCCCGTCGCTGCCCGAACCCAACGCCGCCGAGTCCCCGGCCGACCCCTCGCGGTACGTGGGCGAGTACTCCTCGCAGGTCGCGGACATCGTGGTCAGCCAGGACGACGACGGCGGCCTGTGGCTGGAACGCACGCCGAAGGGGATCTTCGCCGATCTGGCCAAGCCGGAGAAGAACAGGCTGCTCGGCTACAAGGGCGACACCCTGGTCGCGGAAAACGGGACACTGGGCCTGCACATGCCGCACGCCTTCGTCGGTGACGACGGCAACGGCCGGGCGCTGTACGTCCACACAGGACGTGCGGACCGGCGGGTGAACCGGTGA
- a CDS encoding serine hydrolase, whose translation MTGIAAEIAAVFADAGARGFVHARQVGVPDGPEVAVGADDQVVLASVFKIPVAVAYAREVAAGRLDETERTRVTARYRIGGVGTAGCADDVEMSWRDLAHFMLTMSDNAATDLIYHRVGQAAVDQVLADLGLARTRLIGCCEDLFASVIADLGATPGDDLDTVFAGATEEQVWKLTVVDPDRTTSSTPREITALLDAIWTGRAGDPAACERVRTIMAQQIWPHRISSGFPTGVTIAAKTGTLPAVRNEAGVVTHVDGRQYAVAVFTRADCLADRLPAVDAAIGQAARLAVDHLRAQTSTP comes from the coding sequence GTGACCGGAATCGCAGCTGAGATAGCGGCCGTCTTCGCCGACGCGGGAGCCCGCGGTTTCGTGCACGCCAGGCAGGTCGGCGTCCCCGACGGCCCTGAAGTCGCGGTCGGCGCGGACGACCAGGTCGTGCTCGCGTCGGTGTTCAAGATCCCGGTCGCGGTCGCCTATGCCCGTGAAGTGGCAGCGGGCAGGCTCGACGAGACCGAGCGGACCCGGGTCACCGCGCGGTACCGGATCGGCGGGGTCGGCACGGCGGGCTGCGCCGACGACGTCGAGATGAGCTGGCGCGACCTGGCGCACTTCATGCTGACGATGAGCGACAACGCCGCGACGGACCTCATCTACCACCGGGTCGGGCAGGCCGCGGTGGACCAGGTCCTCGCGGACCTCGGACTGGCGCGGACACGGCTGATCGGCTGCTGTGAGGACCTGTTCGCCTCCGTGATCGCCGATCTCGGCGCGACACCGGGCGACGACCTGGACACCGTCTTCGCCGGGGCGACCGAGGAACAGGTCTGGAAGCTCACGGTGGTCGACCCGGACCGCACCACGTCGTCGACTCCGCGCGAGATCACCGCGTTGCTCGACGCCATCTGGACCGGCCGCGCCGGCGACCCGGCCGCCTGCGAACGGGTACGGACGATCATGGCGCAGCAGATCTGGCCGCACCGGATCTCGTCCGGCTTCCCCACGGGCGTGACGATCGCGGCGAAGACCGGCACCCTGCCCGCGGTCCGCAACGAAGCGGGCGTGGTGACCCATGTGGACGGTCGCCAGTACGCCGTCGCGGTGTTCACCCGTGCCGATTGCCTCGCAGACCGCTTGCCCGCGGTCGACGCCGCCATCGGCCAGGCCGCGCGCCTCGCCGTTGACCACCTCCGCGCGCAGACCTCGACCCCGTAG
- a CDS encoding ABC transporter substrate-binding protein: MRKARLTAAIASVVALTVSACGATSQSGGDRTANQKLADGKTFTMGIPSDPGSLDPAMTVLAVALQLDRFLYDGLIDLDASGKPIPNLAEKFEATTTTAAFTLRDGITCADGAPLTASDVAANINFVGDPANKSAMLGLSITPGTKAVADDAARTVTLTSGAPDAFLLRNAGSLPIVCGKGLADRSALAKGQHGTGMFTMTELVPNDHYTLTRRKDYAWGPGQWQREQPGLPDKVVIRVVPNNTTAANLLLSRELNAATITGQDQQRLRAQKLFHGDFLAPMGELFFNQAPGRAGKDPAVRRALVQALDLGQIGKVLTSGNGQPAKGLVTAEPLACSADSVSGKLPAFDVAAAKAGLDAAGWLPGPDGVRVKDGKRLTLTAIYGQQLGPTMASGAELMQQSWKSVGAEVTLKAVDSPGTSQVLFGTGEWDISMAPLGFVLPSQAVPFMSGSKPPAGTNFAHIENAEFATLVKQAASMPGEAGCATWAAAESALVSRLDVVPFVHTVIPIFGSDARFDVVLGSIVPSTIRMYS; this comes from the coding sequence ATGAGGAAAGCCCGGCTCACCGCCGCGATCGCGAGCGTGGTGGCCTTGACCGTGAGCGCGTGCGGGGCGACGTCGCAATCCGGCGGGGACCGGACCGCGAACCAGAAACTGGCCGACGGCAAGACCTTCACGATGGGGATCCCGTCCGACCCTGGATCCCTCGACCCCGCGATGACCGTGCTCGCGGTCGCGCTCCAGCTCGACCGTTTCCTCTACGACGGTCTGATCGACCTCGACGCCTCGGGCAAGCCGATCCCGAACCTCGCGGAGAAGTTCGAGGCCACGACGACCACGGCCGCCTTCACCCTGCGCGACGGGATCACCTGCGCTGACGGTGCTCCGCTGACCGCGTCCGACGTCGCGGCGAACATCAACTTCGTCGGCGACCCCGCCAACAAGTCGGCGATGCTGGGGTTGTCGATCACACCGGGGACCAAGGCGGTCGCCGACGACGCGGCCCGGACCGTCACCCTCACCAGCGGTGCGCCGGACGCGTTCCTGCTGCGCAACGCGGGCAGCCTGCCGATCGTCTGCGGCAAGGGCCTGGCCGACCGGTCGGCGCTGGCCAAGGGGCAGCACGGAACCGGCATGTTCACCATGACCGAACTCGTCCCGAACGACCACTACACGCTCACCCGGCGCAAGGACTACGCGTGGGGTCCCGGGCAGTGGCAGCGTGAACAGCCGGGCCTGCCCGACAAGGTCGTGATCCGGGTCGTCCCGAACAACACGACGGCGGCGAACCTGCTGCTGTCGCGCGAACTCAACGCCGCCACGATCACCGGGCAGGACCAGCAGCGGCTACGTGCCCAGAAGCTGTTCCACGGCGACTTCCTCGCACCGATGGGCGAGTTGTTCTTCAACCAGGCGCCCGGTCGGGCGGGCAAGGATCCGGCTGTCCGCCGCGCACTGGTGCAGGCGCTGGACCTCGGGCAGATCGGCAAGGTACTCACCAGCGGCAACGGGCAACCCGCCAAGGGGCTGGTCACCGCGGAACCCCTGGCCTGCTCCGCTGACTCGGTGAGCGGCAAGCTGCCTGCCTTCGACGTCGCGGCGGCCAAGGCCGGGCTCGACGCGGCAGGCTGGCTCCCCGGCCCTGACGGGGTGCGGGTCAAGGACGGCAAGCGGCTCACGCTCACTGCCATCTACGGGCAGCAACTCGGGCCCACCATGGCATCGGGTGCCGAACTGATGCAACAGTCGTGGAAGAGCGTCGGAGCCGAGGTGACCCTCAAGGCCGTCGACAGCCCGGGCACCAGCCAGGTGCTGTTCGGCACCGGCGAATGGGACATCTCGATGGCGCCGCTGGGTTTCGTGCTGCCGAGCCAGGCCGTGCCGTTCATGTCCGGTTCGAAGCCGCCCGCCGGGACGAACTTCGCGCACATCGAGAACGCCGAGTTCGCCACGCTGGTCAAGCAGGCGGCGAGCATGCCGGGTGAAGCGGGGTGCGCCACCTGGGCAGCGGCGGAATCGGCTTTGGTCAGCCGGTTGGACGTGGTGCCCTTCGTGCACACGGTCATCCCGATCTTCGGCAGCGACGCGCGGTTCGACGTCGTCCTCGGCTCGATCGTCCCGTCGACGATCCGGATGTACTCCTGA